In one window of Chitinophagales bacterium DNA:
- a CDS encoding gliding motility-associated C-terminal domain-containing protein: protein MRTLQLLVLLLLIGMFAEAQDFSNKGKEFWLPYAGHIDNLTSRMALYISATENTTGEVQLNNQIIPFSVTANQATTVQINPALYGVYNAQADGIGVGTGIRVVSQKPIVLYAHILNAARSGSTLVLPVTVLGKEYISLNAFQATNQGRSQITVVATEDNTTIELNLIRQSSGSPTRPANTPYQISLNKGDVYQVQSTQDLTGSTIKSIGTSSSSCKPIAVFTGSTWTAFDCAGASGGDNLYQQVFPSKAWGRNYITAPFANRQSDVYRIIVKDPTTQVTLNGTVLNPATLTNNTFYEFKNSTPNVISSDKPILVVQYMTSQTCDTRNPNNCGGSCPYPGDPEIVTINPLEQTINNVSVISARNNLTPPNTNISKHYLNILMKTADIGSLKIDNAAPTANWVPIPNSVYSYLQEDVTSSTNANPSHNIQADSGFIAIAYGMGNVESYGYNAGTNIIDLNPPVKVQNEFGDASVNFSATCVNSPFRVNLSLTYEPTQIVIDFLGTTNLSAGNNKITISPTRADSTYISNGKTYYYYKGPEVYRFNGAGTYPVKITTTTNVPQSDGCSSTNEQEITDNVVVNEAPVADVDVSSTGCRTDAISFTDKSDGKGRPILRWLWDFSDGTTSTQQNPSKTFAASGNYTAKLTAITDYGCIGEITKNIALSDKATPAFSIPDTTCVGNSFTFKNLSTAPSGTTMNKWSWVLDTVATKINTTNEDVVQQFVKTGKYQIKLMVETSVGCKSDTLVKELNVRPYPQIGLVLPDFCLAEGAARFSDTSKIEDGTETDFKYEWRFNLNNTTPAPNILSSTSKNPNVTYFNVGVYRTQLKLVSKFGCIDSAAGDFTVNGSRPRADFVVLRSDSICSNVNAQIKHTSTVDFGNITRTELIWNLVDSAAFRVQDDNPATDKLYQKLYTNFQQPASKTFQVRLIAYSGNASVCRDSVVKVVTVNQSPKVGFSRMPGICLDAAPRQITQATEQGSVPGTFAYTGKGVNATGLFDPKVSDTGTYPIQFRYQTALGCADSATMPITVWPSPKAKFGVTAPLCEKNNILFSDSSKANYSKIVRWDWDFRDGDTRQRSDSISFNKRYDTAGLYRVILRVTTDSGCVSPNDTMPVRVTHLPLVNFTMPDGICLPDGRGVFTSTSIIPDGSEALFSYRWNFGDPNDPTPGLLAQMTHRYSSLGNKTVQLKVTSKDGCIDSLSKVYTNIYPQPKADFIGLPDSVCINSTAQLTDTSDGKTSPPERWVWNLANGQTSTLKNPIKNFTDSGRYNVTLHIFNAQGCVSDTISKSFEVFPYPVLNIGSRRRVVLEGDSIRINPTSFFARNPQFLWTPSTYLRNPTDSAPYSQPADNIRYYVQLTGTGGCAVKDSVDIRVLLTPKVPNAFSPNGDGVNDTWVIKYLEDYPNSKVDIYNRYGQLVYHSEGYVNGRGWDGTTNGKPLPIGTYYYVIQPGSGRKPISGSITIIR from the coding sequence ATGAGGACATTACAACTGCTTGTGTTACTGCTGCTGATTGGCATGTTTGCCGAGGCTCAGGATTTTTCCAATAAGGGGAAAGAATTCTGGTTACCCTATGCAGGGCATATTGATAATTTGACTTCTCGAATGGCCTTGTATATCTCGGCCACAGAAAACACAACCGGTGAAGTCCAGTTGAATAATCAAATCATTCCTTTTTCTGTTACGGCTAATCAGGCTACTACGGTTCAAATAAACCCTGCACTATATGGGGTATATAATGCGCAAGCTGATGGTATAGGTGTAGGAACAGGTATTCGGGTTGTTTCACAAAAGCCGATTGTACTTTATGCGCATATTCTGAATGCAGCCAGATCGGGTTCTACTTTGGTATTGCCGGTTACTGTACTCGGTAAAGAGTATATTTCTTTGAATGCATTTCAAGCAACAAATCAGGGCCGAAGTCAGATTACAGTGGTTGCAACAGAAGATAATACAACCATTGAATTGAATTTGATCAGACAAAGCTCAGGTTCACCAACACGACCAGCCAACACACCTTATCAGATCAGTTTGAATAAAGGCGATGTGTATCAGGTGCAGTCAACACAGGATCTAACAGGTTCTACCATCAAGAGTATAGGTACATCATCTAGTTCATGTAAACCCATTGCGGTATTTACGGGTAGTACCTGGACAGCATTTGATTGCGCAGGTGCGAGTGGGGGTGATAACTTATATCAACAAGTATTTCCTTCCAAAGCATGGGGCAGAAATTATATCACGGCTCCTTTTGCAAACAGACAATCAGATGTATATCGCATCATTGTTAAAGACCCAACAACCCAGGTTACATTAAACGGTACAGTGTTGAATCCTGCAACGCTAACCAATAATACCTTTTATGAGTTCAAGAACAGTACACCAAATGTGATCAGTTCAGACAAGCCGATTCTGGTGGTACAGTATATGACTTCTCAGACCTGTGATACCAGAAATCCTAATAACTGCGGTGGAAGCTGTCCTTATCCAGGTGATCCAGAGATTGTGACCATAAACCCATTAGAACAGACCATCAATAATGTGTCGGTAATCTCGGCCAGAAACAACCTTACACCGCCCAATACCAATATCTCAAAGCATTACTTAAACATCTTAATGAAGACTGCTGATATTGGTTCGCTCAAGATTGATAATGCTGCACCAACAGCTAACTGGGTACCTATTCCAAACTCCGTTTATTCTTATTTGCAGGAAGATGTTACCAGCAGCACAAATGCAAACCCAAGCCACAATATCCAGGCTGACAGTGGGTTTATTGCCATTGCCTATGGTATGGGTAATGTGGAAAGCTATGGCTATAACGCAGGTACCAATATCATTGATCTGAATCCACCTGTGAAAGTGCAGAATGAATTTGGCGATGCTTCCGTGAATTTCTCTGCTACTTGTGTGAACTCTCCATTTCGTGTAAATCTTTCGCTTACGTATGAGCCAACACAGATAGTAATTGATTTTCTGGGTACCACCAATCTTTCTGCGGGCAATAATAAAATCACGATATCACCAACAAGGGCAGACTCCACTTATATCAGTAACGGTAAAACATATTATTATTACAAGGGGCCAGAAGTATATCGCTTCAATGGAGCGGGTACTTATCCTGTAAAAATTACCACAACCACCAATGTGCCGCAATCAGATGGGTGTAGCAGTACCAATGAGCAAGAGATTACAGATAATGTTGTTGTGAATGAAGCGCCCGTTGCTGATGTGGATGTAAGCTCTACCGGTTGCCGAACGGATGCCATCAGCTTCACAGATAAATCAGATGGAAAGGGTAGACCTATTCTTCGCTGGTTATGGGATTTCAGTGATGGAACCACATCCACACAACAAAATCCTTCCAAGACTTTTGCAGCATCCGGTAACTATACAGCTAAGCTTACTGCTATTACCGACTACGGTTGTATTGGTGAAATCACCAAGAATATTGCTTTATCAGATAAAGCCACCCCTGCGTTTTCTATTCCTGATACTACTTGTGTGGGCAATAGTTTTACGTTTAAAAATTTGAGTACAGCGCCATCTGGTACAACCATGAATAAATGGTCATGGGTTTTGGATACAGTTGCAACTAAGATCAATACGACTAATGAGGATGTAGTACAGCAGTTTGTGAAAACAGGTAAGTATCAGATCAAACTCATGGTAGAAACATCTGTAGGTTGTAAGAGTGATACATTGGTGAAAGAATTGAATGTGCGTCCTTATCCGCAAATAGGATTGGTGTTGCCCGATTTTTGTTTAGCAGAAGGCGCTGCTCGTTTCAGCGATACCAGTAAAATTGAAGATGGTACAGAAACTGATTTCAAATACGAATGGAGATTCAATCTCAATAATACCACACCTGCACCTAACATTCTTAGCTCAACAAGCAAGAACCCAAATGTTACTTACTTCAATGTGGGGGTCTATCGTACACAACTAAAACTGGTGTCTAAATTTGGTTGTATTGATTCTGCTGCAGGCGATTTTACAGTGAACGGATCGCGCCCAAGAGCAGACTTTGTGGTACTTCGTTCAGATAGTATTTGTAGCAATGTGAATGCACAGATCAAGCACACTTCTACAGTTGACTTTGGTAATATCACCAGAACAGAATTGATCTGGAACTTGGTTGATTCTGCTGCATTCAGGGTTCAGGATGATAATCCTGCAACTGATAAACTTTATCAAAAACTATACACCAATTTCCAGCAACCTGCATCCAAAACTTTCCAGGTAAGATTGATCGCCTATTCAGGCAATGCTTCCGTTTGCCGGGATAGTGTGGTGAAAGTGGTTACCGTGAACCAAAGTCCCAAAGTAGGCTTCTCTCGCATGCCCGGTATTTGTTTGGATGCAGCACCCAGACAAATCACCCAAGCCACTGAGCAGGGTAGTGTGCCCGGCACATTTGCATACACTGGTAAGGGCGTGAATGCAACAGGACTATTCGATCCCAAAGTTTCAGATACAGGAACTTATCCAATTCAATTCCGATATCAAACTGCGCTTGGTTGTGCAGATTCAGCAACCATGCCTATCACCGTTTGGCCATCGCCTAAAGCCAAGTTTGGTGTAACTGCACCTTTGTGTGAAAAGAACAATATTCTCTTCAGCGATTCATCCAAAGCCAATTACAGCAAAATCGTTCGCTGGGATTGGGATTTCCGTGACGGTGATACTCGCCAACGCAGTGATAGTATTTCTTTTAATAAACGTTATGATACTGCCGGCTTGTACCGCGTTATTCTTCGTGTAACAACTGATAGCGGTTGTGTTAGTCCGAATGATACCATGCCTGTTCGTGTTACGCACCTGCCTTTGGTAAACTTCACTATGCCCGATGGAATTTGTCTGCCAGATGGTCGTGGTGTATTTACGAGCACATCAATCATCCCTGATGGTTCAGAAGCATTGTTCAGTTATCGCTGGAACTTTGGAGACCCCAATGATCCCACCCCGGGTTTGCTTGCACAGATGACACATCGTTACTCCTCACTCGGTAATAAAACTGTGCAGCTGAAAGTTACCAGCAAGGATGGATGTATTGATTCCTTAAGTAAAGTTTATACCAATATCTATCCTCAGCCCAAAGCTGATTTCATTGGTTTACCTGATTCTGTTTGTATCAATAGCACTGCACAATTAACAGATACCAGCGATGGCAAGACCAGTCCGCCAGAACGCTGGGTATGGAATCTGGCAAACGGACAAACTTCCACGCTGAAGAATCCGATCAAGAATTTTACAGATAGTGGTCGCTACAATGTCACGTTGCACATCTTTAATGCACAAGGTTGTGTCAGTGATACCATCAGCAAATCATTTGAAGTATTTCCTTATCCTGTTTTGAATATTGGCAGTAGAAGACGTGTGGTATTGGAAGGCGATAGTATCCGCATCAATCCAACCAGTTTCTTTGCACGTAATCCGCAATTCCTCTGGACGCCGTCTACTTATCTGCGTAATCCTACAGATTCTGCACCATATAGTCAGCCTGCTGATAATATCCGTTACTATGTACAGTTAACCGGTACGGGTGGTTGTGCGGTGAAAGATTCTGTTGACATAAGAGTGCTGCTTACGCCGAAAGTGCCGAATGCATTTTCACCCAACGGTGATGGTGTAAATGATACTTGGGTGATCAAGTATTTGGAAGATTATCCCAACTCGAAAGTAGATATCTACAATCGCTACGGTCAGTTGGTCTATCATTCTGAAGGCTATGTAAACGGTAGAGGATGGGATGGTACCACCAATGGTAAACCATTGCCGATTGGTACCTACTATTATGTGATTCAACCCGGCAGTGGTCGAAAACCCATTTCAGGATCTATTACGATTATTCGATGA
- a CDS encoding WbqC family protein: MNDQYKISSLLIECQYFGNIDSIISLFKSTHVEIEQYETYPKSSFRNRMVLVGAAGPIEMSVPIIGGRSQKALSKDVRIDHTSAWQKIHWRTVYSCYSRAPFYEYYADWLAGFYEKRYDFLLDMNMDILLWLKSLLKCQTQISRTNSFQAEYPNTVIDRRDYWLPKNYRESARTPVYTQVFSDRIGFVPNLSFLDALCCIGAPGIKQWLQDNKTIG, from the coding sequence ATGAATGATCAATATAAAATATCATCTTTATTAATTGAATGTCAGTATTTTGGAAATATTGATTCAATAATAAGTTTATTTAAATCAACACATGTAGAAATTGAACAATACGAAACCTATCCAAAAAGCAGTTTTCGCAACAGAATGGTCTTGGTTGGTGCCGCTGGTCCCATAGAAATGTCGGTACCCATTATTGGTGGGCGAAGCCAGAAAGCACTGAGTAAGGATGTTCGGATTGACCATACTAGCGCTTGGCAGAAAATCCATTGGCGCACGGTTTACTCCTGTTACAGTCGGGCCCCTTTTTATGAATATTATGCCGACTGGCTGGCGGGGTTCTACGAAAAGCGGTATGATTTCCTGCTGGACATGAACATGGATATTCTTCTTTGGCTGAAGAGCTTACTGAAATGCCAGACCCAGATTAGTCGAACCAATAGTTTTCAAGCGGAATATCCGAACACTGTTATAGATAGAAGGGATTACTGGCTCCCCAAGAACTACCGGGAAAGCGCTAGGACACCCGTCTATACCCAGGTCTTTTCAGACCGGATCGGGTTTGTACCCAATCTCAGTTTTTTGGACGCTTTGTGTTGTATTGGCGCACCGGGAATTAAGCAATGGTTGCAGGACAACAAAACCATCGGTTAA